From Mycolicibacterium cosmeticum, a single genomic window includes:
- the rpsM gene encoding 30S ribosomal protein S13 codes for MARLMGVDLPRDKRMEIALTYIYGIGRTRSQEILDATGIDRSQRSKDLTDDQVSTLREYIEANLKVEGDLRREVQADIRRKIEIGCYQGLRHRRGLPVRGQRTKTNARTRKGPKRTIAGKKKAR; via the coding sequence ATGGCACGTCTCATGGGCGTCGATCTGCCGCGCGACAAGCGCATGGAGATCGCGCTGACCTACATCTACGGCATCGGCCGTACCCGCTCCCAGGAGATCCTGGACGCCACCGGTATCGACCGGAGCCAGCGCAGCAAGGACCTCACCGACGACCAGGTGAGCACGCTGCGTGAATACATCGAAGCCAACTTGAAGGTGGAGGGTGACCTGCGCCGCGAGGTTCAGGCTGACATCCGCCGCAAGATCGAGATCGGCTGCTATCAGGGCCTGCGGCACCGCCGCGGCCTGCCGGTGCGTGGCCAGCGGACCAAGACCAATGCGCGTACCCGCAAGGGACCCAAGCGCACCATCGCCGGCAAGAAGAAGGCCAGGTAA
- the rpmJ gene encoding 50S ribosomal protein L36 encodes MKVNPSVKPICDKCRVIRRHGRVMVICSDPRHKQRQG; translated from the coding sequence GTGAAGGTGAACCCGAGCGTCAAGCCGATCTGCGATAAGTGCAGGGTGATCCGCCGGCACGGGCGGGTCATGGTGATCTGCTCCGATCCGCGGCACAAGCAGCGGCAGGGCTAG
- the infA gene encoding translation initiation factor IF-1, translating to MAKKDGAIEVEGRVVEPLPNAMFRIELENGHKVLAHISGKMRQHYIRILPEDRVVVELSPYDLSRGRIVYRYK from the coding sequence ATGGCCAAGAAAGACGGTGCCATCGAGGTCGAGGGTCGCGTGGTCGAACCCCTGCCCAATGCGATGTTCCGCATTGAGTTGGAGAACGGACACAAGGTCCTGGCCCACATCAGCGGCAAGATGCGGCAGCACTACATCCGCATCCTGCCCGAGGACCGCGTCGTGGTGGAGCTGTCTCCGTACGACCTGTCCCGGGGCCGCATTGTGTACCGGTACAAGTAA
- the rplQ gene encoding 50S ribosomal protein L17 codes for MPKPTKGARLGGSSSHQKAILANLATSLFEHGRIKTTEPKARALRPYAEKLITHAKKGTLHNRREVLKKIRDKDVVHTLFAEIGPFYADRNGGYTRIIKVENRKGDNAPMAVIELVREKTVTSEADRARRADAAQKAAAAAEAPAEEAVTEDAVTEETTDTEAAEAPVDEVTEAEEAKGDKADSEDDAK; via the coding sequence ATGCCCAAGCCCACCAAGGGTGCTCGCCTCGGCGGGTCGTCCTCGCACCAGAAGGCCATTCTGGCCAACCTGGCGACCTCGCTCTTCGAGCACGGCCGCATCAAGACGACCGAGCCCAAGGCCCGGGCCTTGCGTCCGTACGCCGAGAAGCTGATCACCCACGCCAAGAAGGGCACGCTGCACAACCGGCGTGAGGTGCTCAAGAAGATCCGCGACAAGGATGTGGTGCACACCCTGTTCGCCGAGATCGGACCCTTCTACGCGGACCGCAACGGCGGCTACACCCGCATCATCAAGGTCGAGAACCGCAAGGGCGACAACGCCCCGATGGCGGTCATCGAGCTGGTGCGGGAGAAGACGGTGACGTCTGAGGCCGACCGGGCACGGCGCGCGGATGCGGCTCAGAAGGCGGCTGCGGCCGCCGAGGCCCCGGCCGAGGAGGCCGTGACCGAGGACGCCGTCACCGAGGAGACCACCGACACCGAGGCCGCCGAGGCCCCGGTCGACGAGGTCACCGAGGCCGAGGAAGCCAAGGGCGACAAGGCTGACTCCGAGGATGACGCCAAGTAA
- the rpsK gene encoding 30S ribosomal protein S11, with product MAQAKKGAPKKGAAKTRRREKKNIPLGAAHIKSTFNNTIVSITDPQGNVIAWASSGHVGFKGSRKSTPFAAQLAAENAARKAQEHGVKKVDVFVKGPGSGRETAIRSLQAAGLEVGAISDVTPQPHNGCRPPKRRRV from the coding sequence ATGGCACAAGCCAAGAAGGGCGCTCCCAAGAAGGGTGCCGCCAAGACCCGCCGCCGGGAAAAGAAGAACATCCCGCTCGGCGCCGCGCACATCAAGAGCACGTTCAACAACACGATCGTCTCGATCACCGATCCGCAGGGCAACGTCATCGCCTGGGCGTCGTCGGGCCATGTCGGCTTCAAGGGGTCGCGTAAGTCGACGCCGTTCGCCGCGCAGCTGGCCGCCGAGAACGCCGCCCGCAAGGCGCAGGAGCACGGTGTGAAGAAGGTCGACGTGTTCGTGAAGGGCCCGGGTTCGGGCCGCGAAACCGCGATCCGTTCGCTGCAGGCCGCCGGCCTTGAGGTCGGCGCAATTTCCGACGTCACCCCGCAGCCGCACAACGGCTGCCGTCCGCCCAAGCGGCGCCGGGTCTAG
- a CDS encoding cutinase family protein, with the protein MVTISISVRRFAASVLVAASAVGCLAAWSTTGPSATLPVASADPCAPVEVIFARGRNEQPGVGRLGQAFVDALRARVPDKEIGVYGVNYPADTQIAQGANDISNHVQYMAGACPDTRLIVGGYSLGAASAAVALSATGGGFGFKNPLPPGMDPHIAAVVLVGNVTRRMGDSSIAPQYRDRTFEACNPADPICGDGFPRTIADLQRDWSSHLQDAYIGSGMVDQAADFAAGRVR; encoded by the coding sequence GTGGTCACCATATCGATATCCGTACGGCGCTTCGCCGCCTCCGTTCTGGTGGCGGCGAGCGCCGTCGGTTGTCTTGCGGCATGGTCGACGACGGGGCCGTCAGCCACGCTGCCCGTTGCGAGCGCCGATCCCTGTGCGCCCGTCGAAGTGATCTTCGCGCGCGGCCGCAACGAGCAACCCGGCGTCGGTCGCCTCGGCCAGGCGTTCGTCGACGCGTTGCGCGCCCGGGTGCCCGACAAGGAGATCGGCGTGTACGGCGTGAACTACCCCGCCGACACCCAGATCGCACAGGGCGCCAACGACATCAGCAACCACGTCCAGTACATGGCCGGCGCCTGCCCGGATACCCGGCTGATCGTGGGCGGCTACTCGCTGGGCGCCGCCTCGGCCGCCGTCGCGCTGTCGGCCACCGGCGGCGGTTTCGGCTTCAAGAATCCGCTTCCGCCGGGGATGGATCCCCATATCGCCGCCGTGGTGCTGGTGGGCAATGTGACCCGGCGGATGGGTGACTCATCCATCGCCCCGCAGTACCGGGACAGGACGTTCGAGGCCTGCAATCCCGCCGATCCGATCTGCGGGGACGGTTTCCCGCGGACCATCGCCGACCTGCAACGTGACTGGAGCAGCCACCTGCAGGACGCGTACATCGGTTCGGGAATGGTCGACCAGGCCGCCGACTTCGCCGCGGGCCGGGTACGGTAA
- the truA gene encoding tRNA pseudouridine(38-40) synthase TruA produces MTPSNDATNEPAIDSDGGFVRLRLDIAYDGTEFAGWATQTGQRTVAGVLEEALGTVFRTPVVLRAAGRTDTGVHASGQVAHVDVPAEALGNAYPRTPRPQDPEFAPLVRRLGRFLPEDVRVLDIVRAPAGFDARFSALRRHYEYRLSIAAFGATPQQARFVTPWPRRLDVAAMAAASAGLVGLHDFAAFCRHREGATTIRDLQRFDWAVTGDLVTAYVTADAFCWSMVRSLVGAVLAVGEGRRDAAWCAGLLDATARSSAFAAAPARGLSLVGVDYPPDDQLEARILLTRDLRTRPT; encoded by the coding sequence ATGACGCCAAGTAACGACGCAACGAACGAACCCGCCATCGATTCCGATGGCGGGTTTGTTCGTTTGCGGCTCGATATCGCTTACGACGGAACCGAATTCGCCGGCTGGGCCACCCAGACCGGGCAGCGCACCGTCGCCGGCGTGCTCGAGGAGGCGCTCGGGACGGTGTTCCGCACCCCAGTGGTGCTGCGTGCCGCCGGGCGGACCGATACCGGGGTGCACGCCAGCGGTCAGGTGGCGCACGTGGACGTGCCGGCCGAGGCGCTGGGCAACGCCTATCCGCGTACCCCGCGGCCACAGGACCCCGAATTCGCCCCCTTGGTGCGCCGGTTGGGCCGATTCCTGCCCGAGGATGTCCGGGTGCTCGACATCGTGCGTGCCCCGGCCGGTTTCGACGCCCGGTTCTCCGCGCTGCGCCGGCATTACGAGTACCGGCTGTCCATCGCGGCGTTCGGCGCGACACCGCAGCAGGCCCGTTTCGTGACCCCGTGGCCGCGCCGGCTGGATGTCGCCGCCATGGCGGCGGCCTCGGCCGGTCTGGTCGGCCTGCACGATTTTGCCGCGTTCTGCCGGCATCGTGAGGGCGCCACCACCATCCGGGACCTGCAGCGCTTCGACTGGGCGGTGACCGGGGATCTGGTCACGGCGTACGTGACCGCGGATGCCTTCTGCTGGTCGATGGTGCGCTCGTTGGTGGGCGCGGTGCTCGCGGTCGGGGAGGGCCGTCGCGACGCGGCGTGGTGTGCGGGGCTGCTGGACGCCACGGCGCGCTCCAGCGCCTTCGCCGCCGCCCCGGCGCGCGGGCTGTCGCTTGTCGGGGTCGACTACCCGCCCGATGACCAGTTGGAGGCGCGCATCCTGCTCACCCGGGACCTGCGGACCAGGCCTACTTGA
- a CDS encoding cutinase family protein: MTFDLVRRVVLAASAAVLTAAAVIAGPASLGSLATAHADGCPDVEVVFARGTNEDPGLGRIGNAFVSSLRGKVGGRSVGAYAVNYPASYDFLAAANGANDASGHIQWMMDNCPATRLVLGGYSQGAAVIDVISAVPFPAIGFNAPLPPNAPDHVAAIAVFGNPSAKLGLPITSSPVWGPKSIDLCNPSDPICTDGDNVEAHRAYTGGPTNQAASFVAGLL; this comes from the coding sequence GTGACGTTTGATCTTGTTCGCCGTGTCGTCCTGGCCGCATCCGCCGCCGTTTTGACCGCAGCCGCGGTGATCGCCGGTCCGGCATCGCTCGGCAGCCTGGCCACCGCCCACGCCGACGGCTGCCCCGATGTCGAGGTGGTCTTCGCCCGCGGGACCAACGAGGACCCCGGCCTCGGCCGGATCGGCAATGCGTTCGTCAGCTCCCTGCGTGGCAAGGTCGGCGGACGCTCGGTGGGCGCCTATGCGGTGAATTACCCGGCCAGCTATGACTTCCTGGCCGCCGCCAACGGTGCCAACGACGCCAGCGGGCACATCCAGTGGATGATGGACAACTGCCCCGCCACCCGGCTGGTGCTCGGTGGGTACTCACAGGGCGCCGCGGTGATCGACGTCATCAGCGCCGTGCCGTTCCCGGCGATCGGCTTCAACGCTCCCCTCCCGCCGAACGCCCCCGACCATGTGGCGGCCATCGCGGTGTTCGGGAACCCGTCGGCCAAGCTGGGTCTGCCGATCACCTCCAGCCCGGTGTGGGGACCGAAATCCATCGATCTCTGCAATCCCAGCGACCCGATCTGCACCGACGGCGACAACGTGGAAGCGCACCGCGCCTACACGGGCGGCCCCACCAACCAAGCCGCGAGCTTCGTCGCCGGACTTCTGTAG
- a CDS encoding LLM class F420-dependent oxidoreductase, whose product MTQNTSKPELGPFGVFGRYTQWQQFSAAQLQQIEALGYGAIWAGGSPPAELDWVEPILAATDTLQVATGIVNIWTADAAATAESFHRIEKAYPGRFLLGIGVGHPEAITEYRKPLDALNAYLDTLDEHGVPKHRRVVAALGPKVLQLSADRSAGAHPYLTTPEHSKQARDLLGADAFIAPEHKVVLTTDAEQARAAGRTALEIYLNLDNYLNSWKRLGFTDSDVAKPGSDRLVDAVVAYGTVDAIAARLREHLDAGADHVPVQVLTSPDKVLDALTELAGPLGLR is encoded by the coding sequence ATGACCCAGAACACATCGAAACCCGAGCTCGGCCCCTTCGGCGTCTTCGGCCGCTACACCCAGTGGCAACAGTTCTCCGCCGCCCAGCTGCAGCAGATCGAGGCGCTGGGCTACGGCGCCATCTGGGCCGGGGGCTCGCCGCCCGCCGAGCTGGACTGGGTCGAACCGATCCTGGCCGCCACCGACACCCTGCAGGTGGCGACCGGCATCGTGAACATCTGGACCGCCGACGCGGCCGCCACCGCCGAGTCGTTCCACCGCATCGAGAAGGCGTACCCCGGCCGATTCCTGCTCGGCATCGGTGTCGGCCACCCTGAGGCGATCACCGAGTACCGCAAGCCGCTCGACGCCCTCAACGCGTACCTGGACACGCTCGACGAGCACGGGGTGCCGAAACACCGCCGCGTGGTCGCCGCGCTGGGCCCGAAGGTGCTGCAGCTGTCGGCCGACCGGTCCGCGGGCGCGCACCCGTACCTCACCACCCCCGAACACAGCAAGCAGGCCAGGGACCTCCTCGGCGCCGATGCCTTCATCGCGCCCGAACACAAAGTGGTGCTGACCACCGACGCCGAGCAGGCGCGCGCCGCCGGCCGTACGGCCCTGGAGATCTACCTGAATCTGGACAACTACCTCAACAGCTGGAAACGCTTGGGATTCACCGACTCCGACGTCGCCAAGCCGGGCAGCGACCGCCTGGTGGACGCGGTGGTCGCCTACGGGACCGTCGACGCGATCGCGGCCCGGCTGCGCGAGCACCTCGACGCGGGCGCCGACCACGTCCCGGTGCAGGTTCTGACCTCGCCGGACAAGGTGTTGGACGCTCTGACCGAACTCGCCGGGCCGTTGGGCCTGCGATGA
- a CDS encoding cutinase family protein gives MSRGRFRWYAALLAVVGGVLSAAAPVGILPSASAAACPDAELIFARGRMEPPGAGQIGNALVAALRQKTKKNITLYSVNYPADTQIDLGANDMSRRIQATMANCPNTRLVLGGYSLGAAATDVVLAVPFPVLGFKMPLPAAADSHIAAIALFGNGIQWVAPITQFNPAFQSRTIELCHGDDPICNPTDMENWQAYWPDHLAPAYIKAGMVTQAADFVAGKLK, from the coding sequence ATGTCGAGGGGTCGATTTCGCTGGTATGCCGCATTGCTGGCCGTGGTCGGCGGTGTCCTGAGCGCGGCGGCACCTGTGGGCATCCTCCCGTCCGCATCGGCGGCGGCCTGCCCCGACGCCGAACTGATCTTCGCCCGCGGCCGGATGGAGCCACCGGGAGCCGGGCAGATCGGCAATGCGCTGGTCGCGGCGCTGCGCCAGAAGACCAAGAAGAACATCACCCTGTACTCGGTGAACTACCCGGCAGACACCCAGATCGACCTCGGCGCCAACGATATGAGCCGGCGCATCCAGGCCACCATGGCCAACTGCCCCAACACCCGACTGGTGCTCGGCGGCTACTCGCTGGGTGCGGCCGCCACGGATGTGGTGCTGGCGGTGCCGTTCCCGGTGCTGGGCTTCAAGATGCCGCTACCGGCGGCGGCCGACTCGCATATCGCCGCAATCGCCTTGTTCGGCAACGGTATTCAGTGGGTCGCGCCGATCACCCAGTTCAACCCCGCCTTCCAGAGCCGCACCATCGAGTTGTGCCACGGCGACGACCCGATCTGCAATCCCACCGATATGGAGAACTGGCAGGCCTATTGGCCCGACCACCTGGCGCCGGCCTATATCAAGGCCGGCATGGTGACCCAAGCGGCCGACTTCGTGGCCGGCAAGCTCAAGTAG
- a CDS encoding DNA-directed RNA polymerase subunit alpha produces the protein MLISQRPTLSEDVLADNRSRFTIEPLEPGFGYTLGNSLRRTLLSSIPGAAVTSIRIDGVLHEFTTVPGVKEDVTDIILNLKGLVVSSEEDEPVTMYLRKQGPGAVTAGDIVPPAGVTVHNPDMHIATLNEKGKLEVELVVERGRGYVPAVQNKASGAEIGRIPVDSIYSPVLKVTYKVEATRVEQRTDFDKLILDVETKNSISPRDALASAGKTLVELFGLARELNVEAEGIEIGPSPAEADHIASFALPIDDLDLTVRSYNCLKREGVHTVGELVSRTESDLLDIRNFGQKSIDEVKIKLHQLGLSLKDSPATFDPSEVAGYDVATGTWTGDAGYDLDDNQDFAETEQL, from the coding sequence ATGCTGATCTCTCAGCGACCCACCCTGTCCGAAGATGTGTTGGCCGACAACCGGTCCCGGTTCACCATCGAGCCGCTGGAGCCCGGCTTCGGTTACACCCTCGGCAACTCGCTGCGGCGCACGCTGCTGTCGTCCATCCCGGGCGCGGCGGTCACCAGCATCCGCATCGACGGGGTGCTGCACGAGTTCACCACCGTTCCGGGCGTGAAGGAAGATGTCACCGACATCATCCTGAACCTCAAGGGTCTGGTCGTGTCCTCGGAGGAGGACGAGCCGGTCACCATGTACCTGCGCAAGCAGGGCCCGGGTGCCGTCACCGCCGGTGACATCGTCCCGCCGGCCGGCGTGACGGTGCACAACCCCGACATGCACATCGCCACCCTCAACGAGAAGGGCAAGCTCGAGGTCGAGCTCGTCGTCGAGCGGGGCCGCGGTTACGTGCCGGCCGTGCAGAACAAGGCCTCCGGTGCCGAGATCGGCCGCATCCCGGTCGACTCGATCTACTCGCCGGTGCTCAAGGTGACCTACAAGGTCGAGGCCACCCGCGTCGAGCAGCGCACCGACTTCGACAAGCTCATCCTGGACGTCGAGACCAAGAACTCGATCAGCCCGCGGGACGCGCTGGCCTCGGCCGGTAAGACCCTGGTCGAGCTGTTCGGGCTGGCTCGCGAACTGAACGTCGAGGCCGAGGGCATCGAGATCGGCCCGTCGCCGGCCGAGGCGGACCACATCGCCAGCTTCGCGCTGCCGATCGACGATCTGGACCTGACCGTCCGCTCGTACAACTGCCTCAAGCGCGAGGGTGTGCACACCGTCGGCGAGCTGGTGTCGCGCACCGAGTCGGATCTGCTCGACATCCGCAACTTCGGCCAGAAGTCCATCGACGAGGTCAAGATCAAGCTGCACCAGCTGGGTCTCTCGCTCAAGGACAGCCCGGCCACCTTCGATCCGTCCGAGGTCGCCGGCTACGACGTAGCCACCGGCACCTGGACCGGTGACGCCGGCTACGACCTGGACGACAACCAGGACTTCGCCGAAACCGAACAGCTCTAA
- the rpsD gene encoding 30S ribosomal protein S4, producing MARYTGPATRKSRRLGVDLVGGDQSFEKRPYPPGQHGRARIKESEYRTQLQEKQKARFTYGVMEKQFRKYYEEANRQSGKTGENLLQILESRLDNVIYRAGLARTRRMARQLVSHGHFTVNGVKVNIPSYRVSQYDIIDIRDKSLNTLPFELARATAGERPIPGWLQVVGERQRILVHQLPERAQIQVPLTEQLIVEFYSK from the coding sequence ATGGCTCGTTATACCGGCCCCGCCACCCGCAAGTCGCGTCGTCTCGGCGTCGACCTCGTCGGCGGCGATCAGTCGTTCGAGAAGCGCCCCTACCCGCCCGGCCAGCACGGCCGCGCGCGGATCAAGGAAAGCGAATACCGCACCCAGCTGCAGGAGAAGCAGAAGGCTCGCTTCACCTACGGCGTGATGGAGAAGCAGTTCCGCAAGTACTACGAAGAGGCCAACCGTCAGTCCGGCAAGACCGGCGAGAACCTGCTGCAGATCCTGGAAAGCCGGCTGGACAACGTCATCTACCGCGCCGGCCTGGCCCGGACCCGCCGGATGGCTCGTCAGCTGGTCAGCCATGGGCACTTCACCGTCAACGGCGTGAAGGTCAACATCCCCAGCTACCGGGTGTCGCAGTACGACATCATCGACATCCGCGACAAGTCGCTGAACACCCTGCCGTTCGAGCTGGCGCGCGCCACCGCCGGTGAGCGTCCCATCCCGGGCTGGCTGCAGGTGGTCGGCGAGCGTCAGCGCATCCTGGTGCACCAGCTGCCCGAGCGGGCGCAGATCCAGGTGCCGCTGACCGAGCAGCTCATCGTCGAGTTCTACTCGAAGTAA
- a CDS encoding ATP-binding protein — protein MGETCVRDELRTLFLFEHLSDEQLDTLCQAGTIETFPAGPIVTEGDQATCFYVLIDGELIMSKRSGGVDIQTNRTSQRGVYFGAWSAYIPGEEHVYQASVRLVEPSRVFVLDAEAFAAFMRSQFPMAVHLLEGHLVGGRRQSQIIGQREKLLALGTITAGLTHQLNNPAAATARAVADLREGVGKMRHKLAMLADGKFSPEALRVLITIQDQVAEQVAKSKGLELTALETSDREDQIGEWLEDRGIASAWDYAPTFVEAGLDIDWLERISASCEDADATASLQSAIGWLKYTIDTELRMNEIAEASRRISALLAGAKQYSQMDRGSYQSADVHELLRSTIMMFGDKIGHQGKPITLVKDMDKSLPELQCYPGDLNQVWTNIIDNAIQAMDGHGTLTIRTARESEQMIRVEIGDDGPGIPEDIVGRIFTPFFTTKPFGEGTGLGLDLAWRIVVEKHGGDLRVVSEPGNTRFIICLPLVAPRPAEADPGE, from the coding sequence ATGGGTGAGACCTGCGTGCGCGACGAACTTCGGACCCTGTTCCTGTTCGAGCACCTGTCCGATGAGCAACTCGACACGCTGTGTCAGGCCGGCACCATCGAGACGTTCCCCGCCGGGCCGATCGTCACCGAGGGTGATCAGGCCACCTGCTTCTACGTGCTGATCGACGGCGAGCTGATCATGTCCAAGCGCTCCGGCGGCGTCGACATCCAGACCAACCGCACCTCACAGCGCGGGGTGTACTTCGGCGCGTGGTCGGCCTACATCCCCGGCGAGGAGCACGTCTACCAGGCCTCGGTACGGCTGGTGGAGCCGTCCCGGGTGTTCGTCCTGGACGCCGAGGCGTTCGCCGCCTTCATGCGCTCGCAGTTCCCGATGGCCGTGCACCTGCTGGAGGGCCACCTGGTCGGCGGCCGGCGGCAGAGTCAGATCATCGGGCAGCGCGAGAAGCTGCTGGCCCTGGGCACCATCACCGCGGGGCTCACCCACCAGCTCAACAACCCGGCGGCGGCCACCGCCCGCGCCGTGGCCGATCTGCGCGAGGGTGTCGGCAAGATGCGCCACAAGCTGGCCATGCTGGCCGACGGCAAGTTCTCGCCGGAGGCCCTCCGGGTGCTCATCACCATCCAGGACCAGGTGGCCGAGCAGGTCGCCAAGAGCAAGGGGCTGGAGCTCACGGCGCTGGAGACCTCCGACCGCGAGGACCAGATCGGCGAGTGGCTGGAGGACCGGGGCATCGCCAGCGCCTGGGATTACGCGCCGACGTTCGTCGAGGCGGGCCTGGATATCGACTGGCTGGAACGGATCTCGGCGTCCTGTGAGGACGCCGACGCGACGGCCTCGCTGCAGAGCGCGATCGGCTGGCTGAAGTACACCATCGACACCGAGCTGCGGATGAACGAGATCGCCGAGGCCAGCCGCCGCATCTCGGCGCTGCTGGCCGGCGCCAAGCAGTACTCGCAGATGGACCGCGGCTCCTATCAGAGCGCCGATGTCCACGAACTGCTGCGCAGCACGATCATGATGTTCGGCGACAAGATCGGGCATCAGGGCAAGCCGATCACCCTGGTCAAGGACATGGACAAGTCGCTGCCCGAATTGCAGTGCTATCCAGGCGATCTCAATCAGGTGTGGACCAACATCATCGACAACGCGATCCAGGCGATGGACGGGCACGGCACCCTGACCATCCGCACCGCGCGCGAGAGCGAGCAGATGATCCGCGTCGAGATCGGTGACGACGGGCCGGGTATCCCCGAGGACATCGTCGGTCGCATCTTCACCCCGTTCTTCACCACCAAGCCGTTCGGCGAGGGCACCGGCCTGGGACTGGACCTGGCCTGGCGCATCGTCGTCGAGAAGCACGGCGGCGATCTGCGGGTGGTGTCCGAACCCGGCAACACCCGGTTCATCATCTGCCTGCCGTTGGTCGCACCGCGTCCCGCCGAGGCCGACCCCGGCGAATAG
- a CDS encoding FAD-dependent oxidoreductase has translation MTGPAAQPRKPVILTVDDDPAVSRAVARDLRRHYGERYRIVRAESGLDALETLHELKLRGDTVAVFVADYRMPQMSGIEFLEAAMDLYPMARRVLLTAYADTTAAIDAINVVDLDHYLLKPWDPPEEKLYPVIDGLLEAWHAVGDRAIPYTKVIGHQWNPRSWEVRQFLARNGYPFKAFTAEEPKGKQLLDAAGLDGRQLPVVITEEGTPLVEPSDAELADLLGLSTNPSLEMYDLAVIGGGPAGLAAAVYGASEGLNTVLIERATTGGQAGRSSRIENYLGFENGISGIELTTTARRQAERFGAEVITTRKAIKLQAGEVGTARTISFEDHSTIGARAVILATGVDYRELSVTGCSAADDSNLIGKGVYYGASVSDASECAGEDVYIVGGANSAGQAAMFMAREANSVTLLVRGPSLEASMSYYLIQQIEQTPNIHVRTCTEVVGTTAEDDHLVGLTLENKRTGEREDVRSTRLCCFIGATPRTEWLDGVVARDDHGFILAGPDLRDVCGWTLERPPHHLETSVPGVFVAGDVRAESAKRVAAAVGEGSMAVMLVHRYLAEA, from the coding sequence ATGACTGGACCCGCGGCCCAGCCCCGCAAACCCGTAATCCTCACCGTCGACGACGACCCTGCCGTGTCCCGTGCCGTGGCCCGCGATCTGCGCCGCCACTACGGCGAGCGGTACCGCATCGTGCGCGCCGAATCCGGCCTCGACGCGCTGGAAACCCTGCACGAATTGAAGCTGCGCGGTGACACCGTGGCGGTGTTCGTGGCCGACTACCGGATGCCGCAGATGAGCGGCATCGAATTCCTCGAGGCCGCGATGGACCTCTACCCGATGGCCCGGCGCGTCCTGCTGACCGCGTACGCCGACACCACGGCGGCCATCGACGCCATCAACGTCGTCGACCTGGACCACTACCTGCTCAAACCGTGGGACCCGCCGGAGGAGAAGCTCTACCCGGTGATCGACGGACTGCTGGAGGCCTGGCACGCCGTCGGAGACCGCGCCATTCCCTACACCAAGGTCATCGGACATCAGTGGAATCCGCGGTCCTGGGAGGTGCGCCAGTTCCTGGCCCGCAACGGCTACCCGTTCAAGGCCTTCACCGCCGAGGAACCCAAGGGCAAGCAGCTGCTCGACGCGGCCGGACTCGACGGCAGGCAACTGCCGGTCGTCATCACCGAGGAGGGCACCCCGCTGGTCGAGCCCTCCGACGCCGAGCTGGCCGACCTGCTGGGGCTGTCCACCAACCCATCCCTGGAGATGTACGACCTGGCCGTCATCGGTGGCGGGCCCGCCGGGCTGGCGGCGGCGGTGTACGGCGCCTCCGAGGGGCTCAACACCGTGCTCATCGAGCGGGCCACCACCGGCGGGCAGGCCGGGAGAAGCTCACGGATCGAGAACTACCTCGGCTTCGAGAACGGGATCTCCGGCATCGAGCTCACCACCACGGCCCGCCGGCAGGCCGAACGGTTCGGCGCCGAGGTGATCACCACCCGCAAGGCGATCAAATTGCAGGCCGGCGAGGTGGGCACCGCCCGCACCATCTCGTTCGAGGACCACAGCACCATCGGTGCCCGCGCCGTCATCCTGGCCACCGGCGTCGACTACCGGGAACTGTCGGTCACCGGCTGTTCGGCGGCCGACGACTCCAACCTCATCGGCAAGGGCGTGTACTACGGCGCCTCGGTGTCGGACGCCTCGGAATGCGCCGGGGAGGACGTCTACATCGTCGGGGGCGCCAACTCGGCCGGTCAGGCGGCGATGTTCATGGCCAGGGAGGCCAACTCGGTGACCCTGCTGGTGCGTGGGCCGTCGCTGGAGGCGTCGATGTCCTACTACCTGATCCAGCAGATCGAGCAGACCCCCAACATCCACGTGCGCACCTGCACCGAGGTGGTCGGCACCACCGCCGAGGACGACCACCTGGTGGGACTGACACTGGAGAACAAGCGGACCGGCGAGCGCGAGGACGTGCGCTCGACGCGGTTGTGCTGTTTCATCGGCGCCACCCCGCGCACCGAATGGCTCGACGGTGTGGTGGCCCGCGACGACCACGGGTTCATCCTGGCCGGACCCGACCTGCGCGACGTGTGCGGATGGACGCTGGAACGTCCGCCGCACCATTTGGAAACAAGTGTGCCCGGTGTGTTTGTTGCAGGAGATGTGCGCGCCGAATCCGCCAAGCGGGTGGCGGCCGCCGTCGGCGAGGGGTCGATGGCGGTGATGCTGGTGCACCGCTATTTGGCAGAAGCATGA